A genomic window from Lotus japonicus ecotype B-129 chromosome 1, LjGifu_v1.2 includes:
- the LOC130732023 gene encoding probable indole-3-pyruvate monooxygenase YUCCA10 has product MVFIGMSLLKYIEVDKVDKLMVLMSKLVYGDMTKYGLTRPKEGPFALKIKGGRTPTIDVGCVSRIKKGKVKVFPGITGIKNDKMVEFEDGRIGQFDVIIFATGYKSNVLKWLKDYKGMFNESGMPKPRYPSHWKGENNIYCAGFSKRGLEGIAYDAQEIANHISLTMNARNVPSSMANIAGVE; this is encoded by the exons ATGGTGTTCATTGGAATGTCTTTGCTGAAATACATAGAAGTTGACAAGGTTGACAAGCTTATGGTGCTCATGAGCAAGCTGGTGTATGGGGATATGACCAAGTACGGCTTGACCAGGCCAAAGGAAGGACCTTTTGCTCTAAAAATCAAGGGGGGTCGTACCCCTACCATTGATGTGGGTTGTGTGTCAAGGATTAAGAAAGGCAAAGTAAAG GTGTTCCCAGGTATTACAGGCATAAAAAATGACAAGATGGTTGAGTTTGAGGATGGACGAATTGGTCAATTTGACGTTATAATCTTTGCCACCGGATACAAAAGCAATGTGCTGAAATGGCTTAAG GATTACAAAGGGATGTTCAATGAGAGTGGAATGCCTAAACCAAGATATCCATCACATTGGAAAGGAGAAAACAACATCTACTGTGCTGGGTTTTCAAAGAGGGGATTAGAAGGTATTGCTTATGATGCTCAGGAAATAGCAAATCATATCAGTTTGACTATGAATGCAAGGAATGTACCTAGTTCTATGGCCAATATTGCCGGAGTCGAGTAA